A single genomic interval of Penicillium psychrofluorescens genome assembly, chromosome: 2 harbors:
- a CDS encoding uncharacterized protein (ID:PFLUO_003934-T1.cds;~source:funannotate): MPSAETKPKTLYDKVFDAHVVNEQDDGTVLLYIDRHLVHEVTSPQAFEGLKNASRKVRRPDCTLVTVDHNIPTSSRKNFKNAEEFIEETDSRLQCTTLEENVKDFGLTYFGMGDKRQGIVHIIGPEQGFTLPGTTVVCGDSHTSTHGAFGALAFGIGTSEVEHVLATQTLITRRSKNMRIQVDGQLPPGVTSKDVVLHIIGVIGTAGGTGAVIEFCGSVIRGLSMEARMSMCNMSIEAGARAGMIAPDETTFEYLKGRPLAPKYDSAEWKKAVNYWSSLKSDADAAYDTNVVLDGKDIIPTISWGTSPQDVIPITGVVPGPDDFQDENRKTSCKRALEYMGLTAGTPMKEIVVDKVFIGSCTNARIEDLRAAAKVVNGRKVASNIKLAMIVPGSGLVKAQAESEGLDQIFTDAGFEWREAGCSMCLGMNPDILQPQERCASTSNRNFEGRQGAGGRTHLMSPAMAATAAIVGKLADVREHVSASPVAAKAEPKVDVQQDYDSPETEDELDRVLDLPADNEPHTNTSAGSSAGLPKFTTLKGIAAPMDRANVDTDAIIPKQFLKTIKRTGLGSAAFHELRYTNGQENPDFVLNQGVYRNAKILVVTGPNFGCGSSREHAPWALLDFGIKCIIAPSFADIFFNNTFKNGMLPLVISDEAALQKIAAEARAGRELEVDLVNQEIKDAQGSKIAGFDVESFRRHCLINGLDDIGITLQMEGKIRSFEAKRSLETPWLDGSGYLKRGNRGATMVEAAPVPKTNRGDVKNEPLEW, from the exons ATGCCTTCCGCAGAGACAAAGCCGAAGACCTTGTACGATAAGGTCTTCGATGCCCACGTCGTTAATGAGCAAGATGATGGCACTGTCCTGCTCTATATCG ACCGGCATCTTGTGCACGAGGTGACCTCACCT CAAGCTTTTGAGGGTCTGAAGAACGCCAGCCGCAAGGTCCGCCGGCCGGACTGCACCTTGGTGACTGTTGATCAC AACATCCCTACGTCGTCGCGGAAAAACTTCAAGAATGCCGAAGAATTCATCGAAGAGACCGACTCGCGTCTTCAATGCACAACCCTCGAGGAGAACGTCAAGGACTTCGGCCTGACCTATTTTGGCATGGGCGACAAGCGCCAGGGTATCGTCCATATCATTGGCCCCGAGCAGGGCTTCACCCTGCCGGGCACCACTGTCGTGTGCGGTGACAGCCACACCTCAACACACGGTGCTTTCGGCGCCCTTGCCTTCGGTATCGGTACTAGTGAGGTCGAGCACGTCCTCGCGACCCAGACCCTCATCACTCGCCGCAGCAAGAACATGCGCATCCAGGTCGACGGCCAGCTCCCACCCGGCGTCACCAGCAAGGACGTCGTTCTCCACATTATCGGTGTCATTGGAACCGCCGGTGGTACTGGTGCCGTTATTGAGTTCTGTGGATCCGTTATCCGCGGCCTGAGCATGGAGGCGCGTATGTCCATGTGTAACATGTCGATCGAAGCTGGTGCGCGTGCAGGCATGATTGCGCCAGACGAGACCACCTTTGAGTACCTGAAGGGCCGTCCCCTTGCTCCCAAGTACGATAGCGCCGAGTGGAAGAAGGCTGTCAACTACTGGTCCAGCTTGAAATCAGATGCCGATGCCGCGTACGATACCAACGTCGTCCTGGACGGCAAGGACATTATTCCCACTATCTCCTGGGGTACCTCGCCCCAAGATGTCATCCCCATCACCGGTGTTGTTCCTGGCCCCGATGATTTCCAGGATGAGAACCGCAAGACTTCGTGCAAGCGTGCTCTCGAGTATATGGGTCTCACCGCCGGAACGCCTATGAAGGAGATCGTTGTTGACAAGGTCTTCATTGGGTCGTGCACCAACGCCCGTATTGAGGATCTGCGTGCTGCCGCCAAGGTGGTCAATGGCCGCAAGGTTGCTTCCAACATCAAACTTGCCATGATTGTGCCCGGATCGGGTCTGGTCAAGGCGCAAGCTGAATCCGAGGGTCTGGACCAGATCTTCACCGATGCTGGCTTCGAGTGGCGTGAGGCTGGCTGCTCCATGTGCCTTGGCATGAACCCGGATATTCTCCAGCCCCAAGAGCGCTGTGCTAGTACCTCCAACCGCAATTTCGAGGGTCGCCAGGGCGCCGGTGGCCGTACCCACCTTATGTCtcccgccatggctgcgacCGCTGCCATCGTCGGTAAGCTGGCCGATGTCCGCGAGCACGTCTCCGCTAGCCCTGTtgctgccaaggccgagcCCAAGGTCGACGTCCAGCAGGACTATGACTCCCCTGAAACTGAGGACGAGCTCGACCGCGTCCTTGACCTGCCGGCCGACAACGAGCCTCACACCAACACCTCAGCTGGCAGCAGTGCCGGTCTGCCCAAGTTCACCACTCTGAAGGGTATCGCTGCGCCGATGGACCGCGCCAACGTCGACACTGAcgccatcatccccaagCAGTTCCTCAAGACCATCAAGCGCACTGGTCTGGGCTCGGCTGCCTTCCACGAACTCCGCTACACTAACGGCCAGGAGAATCCAGACTTCGTTCTGAACCAGGGCGTCTACCGCAACGCCAAGATCCTGGTTGTGACGGGCCCCAACTTCGGCTGCGGCAGCTCGCGCGAACACGCCCCTTGGGCTCTTTTGGACTTCGGTATCAAGTGTATCATTGCCCCGTCCTTCGCCGAtatcttcttcaacaacaccTTCAAGAACGGCATGCTCCCCCTTGTCATCTCTGACGAAGCTGCCCTGCAGAAGATTGCCGCTGAGGCCCGCGCCGGCCGCGAACTCGAGGTCGACCTCGTCAACcaagagatcaaggatgccCAGGGCAGCAAGATTGCTGGCTTTGATGTCGAGAGCTTCCGCAGGCACTGCCTCATTAATGGCCTGGATGACATTGGTATTACCCTCCAAATGGAAGGAAAGATCCGTTCCTTCGAGGCCAAGCGCAGCCTCGAGACTCCCTGGCTCGATGGCAGCGGCTACCTCAAGCGTGGCAACCGCGGTGCCACCATGGTCGAGGCAGCTCCCGTCCCGAAGACCAACCGGGGTGACGTGAAGAACGAGCCTCTCGAGTGGTAA